In Archangium lipolyticum, the following are encoded in one genomic region:
- a CDS encoding helix-turn-helix domain-containing protein, which translates to MLTVEEAAAFLRVNRKTFYEAVRLGSVPGVIRLGRVIRISKAALISWIQGNGGPALGEKR; encoded by the coding sequence GTGCTCACCGTAGAGGAGGCTGCGGCCTTCCTGCGGGTGAACCGGAAGACCTTCTACGAAGCCGTCCGCCTGGGCAGCGTCCCGGGTGTCATCCGCCTGGGTAGGGTCATCCGCATCAGCAAGGCTGCCCTGATAAGTTGGATCCAGGGTAACGGCGGTCCTGCGCTCGGAGAGAAGCGATGA
- a CDS encoding tyrosine-type recombinase/integrase, producing MSVRLRKWKTKEGKVQAAWWVDVMFQHPDGRVDRVRKASPVNTRRGAEQYERELRQALLGGSYNQREAEPEMPTVRSFTERFLTYSSNNNKASTLAAKRQLLDSHLLPTFGHLRLDRVGPADIETFKSQKRKEGLASKTINNALTVLRTLFAVAAEQEVLPHVPRVKLLKVERPEFDFLTFEEAERLVAAAPPEWRTMIQVALHTGLRRGELIALQWDAVDLVAGRLLVKRNVWRGHFGTPKGGRSREVPLNAVALQAIKAHRHLRGAFVFCDATGAYLKNDTCRNAILRASKRAGLRPIGWHTLRHSFASHLVARGVPLKAVQELLGHATIEMTMRYAHLSPDVKKDAVRALEGHTDGTWRGTGENPQ from the coding sequence ATGAGCGTCAGGCTGCGGAAGTGGAAGACGAAGGAGGGCAAGGTGCAGGCGGCGTGGTGGGTCGATGTGATGTTCCAGCACCCGGACGGGCGCGTGGATCGCGTGCGCAAGGCGTCCCCGGTGAATACCCGCCGGGGTGCCGAGCAATACGAGCGGGAGCTGCGTCAGGCCCTCCTGGGCGGCTCCTACAACCAAAGGGAGGCCGAACCGGAGATGCCCACCGTGAGGAGCTTCACGGAGCGATTCCTCACGTACAGCTCCAACAACAACAAGGCCAGCACCCTGGCCGCCAAGAGGCAGTTGCTCGACAGCCACCTGCTGCCGACCTTCGGGCACCTGCGGCTCGACCGCGTCGGACCGGCGGACATCGAGACGTTCAAGTCCCAGAAGCGCAAGGAGGGACTCGCCTCCAAGACGATCAACAACGCGCTCACGGTGCTGCGCACCCTGTTCGCGGTCGCCGCCGAGCAGGAGGTGCTCCCCCACGTGCCGCGCGTGAAGCTGCTGAAGGTGGAGAGGCCGGAGTTCGACTTCCTCACCTTTGAGGAGGCGGAGCGCCTGGTGGCCGCCGCGCCCCCGGAATGGCGGACGATGATTCAGGTGGCGCTCCACACGGGCCTGCGGCGCGGCGAGCTCATCGCCCTCCAGTGGGACGCGGTGGACCTCGTCGCCGGTCGCCTGCTGGTGAAGCGGAACGTCTGGCGCGGCCACTTCGGTACGCCCAAGGGAGGCCGCTCGCGCGAGGTGCCGCTCAACGCGGTGGCCCTCCAGGCCATCAAGGCGCACCGGCACCTCCGCGGGGCCTTCGTCTTCTGCGATGCCACAGGCGCCTACCTCAAGAACGACACCTGCCGGAACGCCATCCTCCGGGCCAGCAAGCGGGCGGGCCTGCGTCCCATCGGCTGGCACACGCTACGGCACAGCTTCGCCAGCCATCTCGTGGCGCGCGGCGTGCCGCTCAAGGCCGTCCAGGAACTGCTCGGGCACGCCACCATCGAGATGACGATGCGCTACGCCCACCTCAGTCCGGACGTGAAGAAGGACGCCGTGCGCGCGCTCGAGGGGCACACTGACGGCACATGGCGCGGGACGGGAGAGAATCCTCAGTAA